In the Acidimicrobiales bacterium genome, CTGCGACAACCACTACTACGAGGCGAAGGACGCGTTCACCCGGTACATCGATCCTGAGTACGGCAAGAGGGCGATGCAGTGGGCGATCGTCGACGGCCGGGAGCGTCTGCTGGTCGGAGGACGGATAAACCGCTTCATCCCAAACCCGACATGGGACCCGATCGCCAAACCGGGCTCGCTTGACGAGTACTTCCGTGGCAGGAACCCGCGAGGAGAGGACACCAGTGTCCTGTTCGGCGACCTCGACAGCCTGGCCGACCATCCCGAGTACCAGAACCGTGACGCGCGGCTGGCCCTCATGGACAGGCAGGGCATGGAGGGAGCGATCTTCCTCCCCACGCTGGGCGTGGGGATGGAGCAGGCCCTCATCGGGGACGTTCCGGCGCTCCTGGCGGCCATCTCGGCTTTCAACCGCTGGATGGAGGAGGACTGGGGCTTCGCCTACGAGGAGCGCATCTTCGCCGCTCCATACATCACCCTCGCCGACGCAGACCACGCGGTGCGCGAGCTGACCTGGGCGCTCGAGCGCGATGCCCGGTTCGTCGTCATGGTCGGCGGTCCGATCGTCGTGAACGGAATCGGCCGTTCACCGGCGGATCCCGTCTACGAGCCGTTCTGGACGCTCGCCAACGAGGCGGGAATCACGGTTTGCTATCACGGCGGTGACAGCCGGTACGCCAAGTACGCCGCCGACTGGGGCGAGAAGCCCGAGACCGAAGCGTTCCGCCAGAACCCGTTCCGATCCCTCGCTTCTTACAACCCGATCCAGGACACCATCGCCAACCTCCTTGCGCACCGGCTCTTCGAGAAGCATCCGAACCTGCGGATCGCGTCGATCGAGACCGGTTCGGATTGGGTCTTCCACCTGTTCGAGAAGCTGAAGAAGTCGTTCGGGCAGACCCCCCACCTCTATCCGGAGGACCCCCGTGAGACGTTCAAGCGCCACGTGTGGGTGTCTCCCTTCTACGAGGACGAGTTGGGCGAGCTGCGCGAGCTGCTGGGGTCGGACCACATCTTGATGGGATCCGACTACCCCCACGCGGAGGGGCTCACCGATCCGGCGAGCTACATAAAGGACCTGCGCAACTTTGGCTACCCGGAACCGGACAGCCGGCTGGTCATGCGCGAGAACGGCATCGCGCTATCGACCCGGCGTCCTGTCTGAATAGAAAGGTTGACCAAGTGACGTTCCCACAAGGTGTCGCCATCGTCGACACCATGATCGGCTTCCCTCACGGGGACATGAAGAAGACCTACGCCTTCATCACCCGCCAGACCAAGGATCGCCAATCGAGCGAGGAGTACCACTTCCCCGTCGAGTACATGTTCAAGGACGTCCCCGAGAAGGAATTGGTCAAGGCGGACGATCCGATCGCGGTGACTCTCTCCGAGATGGACCGGTGGGGCGTTGAGAAGGGCCTGATAGGACTTGGTGGCGACCAGGGCCTCGGAGAGGAAGCCGTAAAGCGGTACCCCGACCGTTTCATCGCGTCCGCCGGATGCGACCCGAACGAGGGGATGGAGGGCATCCGCAAGTTGGTCCACCTACACGAGACTTACGGAGTGAGAGCGGTGACCGCGTTCCCGGCGGGAACGTATCCCCAGGTGGCGATCAACGATAAGAAGATGTATCCGATCTACGCCAAGTGCGTGGAGCTTGGGATCCCGATGTTCTGCACAGCCGGCGTGCCGGGCCCGCGGATTCGTTTCGCTCCACAGCATGTCGAGTTGATCGACGAGGTGATGTACGACTTTCCGGAACTCGTGTTCGTCACCCGCCACGGTTGCGAGCCCTGGGCCGACCTCGCGGTGAAGCTCATGTTGAAATGGCCCGGGCTGCACTTCTCCACCAGCGCCTTCGCCCCGCGCTATTACCCCAAGGCGGTGATCGACTACGCGAACACCCGCGGAGCCGACAAAGTCATCTATGCCGGCTACTTCCCGATGGGGCTCTCGCTCGAACGGATCATGACCGAGCTTCCGAACGTGCCGTTCAAGGACGAGGTGTGGCCGAAGTTCCTGCGGGGTAACGCGATGCGCGTGCTCGGTTTGGGGGAGTAGCGCCTTCCGGGCTTGTTCGGTGCCATACTGACGAACAACTGGCGTCGGATGAGTCAGGGGGGAGCGATGAGCGACATAGGGCGGCAGAGCGATCCGGGTGACGGTTTGGTGTCCGCCGCGACCCGTGCCTTCGAGCTGGAGGACGAGCAGGTGTTTTCAGGCGCTGGGCGCGGACCAACGCCTGACGAGGCGGCAGCAGCCGAAAGGTATGGGCCGGCGAGCGAGCGAACCGTTGACAGCTACCGCGAGATGATGGAGAGAGGGAGCCATCAGGCCGGAGAGGGCCGGCTCACCCTTTAATCAGGCCAGTAGTCAGGCCAGGTCGAACCGGTCAAGGTTCATGACCTTGCCCCACGCCGCCACGAAGTCCTGCACGAACTTCTCCTTCGCGTCGTCAGATCCGTAGACCTCTGATATCGCCCGGAGCTGGGAGTTCGAACCGAAAACGAGATCGACTGCAGTGGCGGTCCATTTGACCTTCCCGGAAGCGCGATCGGTGCCCTCGTACGCGTTCTCCGTCGAGGCGGATGTCTTCCACTCGGTGCCCATGTCGAGCAGGTTCACGAAGAAATCATTCGTCAGTGATTCGGGCCGGCCGGTGAGCGCCCCGTGCTTGGATTGCCTGTAGTTGGCGTTCAGGACTCGCATGCCGCCTACCAGTACCGTCATTTCGGGAGCCGTGAGCTTCAACAGGTTGGCCCGGTCCACGAGAAGGGTCTCCGGGGGGAGCTTCTCGCCGGATCGCACGTAGTTGCGGAATCCGTCGGCCATCGGCTCGAGCACAGCGAACGACTCGACGTCAGTTTGCTCCTGGGATGCGTCCGTGCGTCCGGGAGTGAACGGGACCTTGACGTCGACCCCGGCGTTCTTCGCAGCTTGCTCCACGGCCGCGCAGCCACCGAGTACGACCACGTCGGCGAAGGACACCTTCTTCCCACCGGACTGCGAGCTGTTGAAGTCGCTCTGGATCTGCTCGAAGGTCTGTATCACCTTGGCCAGCTCGGTGGGGTCGTTGACCTGCCAGTCCTTCTGCGGAGCCAGACGGATGCGCCCCCCGTTTGCGCCGCCGCGCTTGTCGGTGCCACGGAAGCTCGCCGCAGCCGCCCAGGCGGTGGATACCAACTGCGAGACCGAGAGTCCCGCGGCGAGGATCTTGCGCTTGAGGGCGGCGATGTCGTCTTCGCCGATCAGCGGATGGTCGACTGCCGGCACCGGGTCTTGCCACAGCTGGGGCTCCGGTACCCAAGGGCCGAGGTAGCGGGACACGGGGCCCATGTCGCGGTGGAGCAGCTTGTACCACGCCTTCCCGAACGCTTCCTCGAGCTGATCCGGGTTCTCGTAGAACCGCTTCGCGATCGGCGCGTAGATCGGATCCATCTTTAGCGCCAGGTCCGTCGTCAGCATCATCGGGGCGTGCCTCTTCGACGGATCGTGCGCGTCTGGAACGGTGCCCTGGGCTTCGGAATTCTTCGGAGTCCACTGGTGCGCACCCGCCGGGCTGGTCGTTAGCTCCCAGTCGTAATTGAACAGGTTCTCCAGGTATCCGTTGTCCCACTTGGTGGGTTCGTTGGTCCAGGCGCCTTCGATCCCACTGGTGATCGAATCATCGCCTTTGCCGGTGCCGAAGGTGTTCCTCCAGCCGATGCCCTGCTGCTCGATGGGCGCGCCCTCGGGCTCGGGGCCGACGTAGTCGCCGCTGGCAGCTCCGTGGGTTTTGCCGACCGTGTGGCCCCCGATGATCAGCGCGAGCGTCTCTTCGTCGTTCATGGCCATTCGCCGGAAGGTCTCTCGAATATCCCTGGCGGCGGCGAGGGGATCAGGGTTGCCGTTGGGGCCCTCGGGGTTCACATAGATCAAGCCCATCTGCACGGCTCCGAAAGGCTTGGCGAGTTCCCTGTCGCCGCTGTAACGCTCGTCTCCCAGCCATTCGTCCTCTGGACCCCAGAAGATCTCGTCGGGCTCCCAGATGTCCTCACGCCCGAAGCCGAATCCGAAGGTCTTGAAACCCATCGACTCATAGGCGACGTTGCCGGCCAAGATGATCAGGTCGGCCCACGAGATCTTCCGGCCGTACTTCTGCTTGATCGGCCACAGCAACCGGCGCGCCTTGTCGAGGTTCGCGTTGTCCGGCCAGCTGTTCAGAGGGGCAAAGCGTTGGGCCCCTTCGCCGCCGCCGCCTCGACCGTCGTGGATCCGGTAGGTGCCCGCGGCGTGCCACGTCATCCGGATCAGCAGCGGCCCGTAGTGGCCGTAGTCAGCCGGCCACCACTCCTGCGAAGTCGTCATCACCTCGATGAGGTCCCGCTTGAGCGCTTCGACGTCGAGCTTCTTGAACTCCTCCCGGTAGTTGAAACCGGGGTCCATCGGATTCGACTCTGGCGAGTGCTGGTGCAGCACTTGCACGTTCAGCTGATTCGGCCACCAGTCCTGGTTCGACATCGGACGGTGAGCCGTAGGAGTCGGGGCGTGGATTACAGGGTTCTCACTTTCGCTGCCGCGCTCAGACACGTCGGTGCTTCTCCTCTCTAATCGTTGTCGCCTTCAAAGCGCCCGCGTTAGGCCGCGGTCGCCGTCCGTACTACCCCCGTCTCGAGGTGGTCATCACCAGTGAGCCCATTTGCGGGCATCTGCCCGGACGAACTCGCTGGCGCTTTTCAAGCTACCCACCAGGTTAGAATGAGTCAAGAGCCGGAACTCATCTAGAACGGGCCCGCAAAAGAGGAGGAAGGAGGCAAACCATCAGCGAGTTGCTCCAGCGGTTGAGGGATCGGGGATGGCGGATGACTGCCCAGCGTCGAGTGGTCGCCGAGGTGCTCGCGGGGGAGCACGTCCACTTGACCGCCGATGCGGTCTACACCCGCGCTCAGAGAGTGCTCCCGGAGATCAGCCTCGCGACCGTGTACAACACGTTGAACGAGCTGGTCGACATGGGCGAGGTGATCGAGATATCGACGGGCGACGGTGCGAAGCGCTACGACCCCAACACGACGCTCGCGCATCATCATCTGTATTGCGTCGAATGCGGCATGTTGCGGGATGTCAACCCGGAAGGCACCGAGAGGCTCGCCCTACCGGTTAGCCAGCGACACGGCTTCGATCTGTTCGACATGGACATCGTGTTCCGAGGTCGCTGCCCAGACTGCCGCGCCGGCACACGATCCTGAGCCGAAGGACGCATTCCTGCAGGAGCTTGAGGGTTTAGTTGGCCGCGCCGGAACTGGTGTTGATGGGAGTCTCGGGGTCGGGGAAGTCCACGGTGGGTGCGCTACTGGCGGGGCGATTGGGTTGGGAATTCGCCGAAGGCGACAGCATGCATCCCGCAGCAAACGTTGGCAAGATGGCTTCCGGGCATCCTCTAACCGACGATGACCGCTGGCCGTGGCTGGAGAGGATCGCGACTTGGATCCAGGACCGAAGCGCTGCTGGCGAACCTGGGATCGTCACCTGTTCCGCGCTCAAGAGGAAATACAGGGACGTGCTGCGCGGGCCGGGTGTCGTGTTCGTCTATCTGAAAGGGACGAATGATCAGATAGCCCATCGGCTGGTTGCGCGGCATGGACACTTCATGCCGGCCGCACTGTTGGATTCGCAGTTCGTCGAGCTCGAACCGCCTGGCCCTGACGAGAACGCAATAACCGTGGACATCACCGCCACTGTGCAGCAGCAGGCGGACGAAATAATCGCCCGTTTGGGTCTGTCCGGTCAGGCGCTAAGGCCGTGACCGAACCCGCAGGTCAAGCTTGGGAGCAGGTTCCCTGCCAGCCACCGGCAAAGTAGGGGGGTCCGGCCAGGGATCCCCCGGAGCTGAGGGGCTGCGCCGGCGCGGTCACGAACCCCGCGTTCCCGGTGATGGCGCCGTCGATGTCGAAGAACGCGCCTTTCTGGTCCTGAGCCGCGCAGGCGCGCCGTGGGTACTCGTGGGGGTCGTTGTTCGCAGTCGTGTCGGGCGGGGGCACGTCGCTCGGCGGAGGCGGATCCGTCCCGGTGACCGAGCTTCCACCCAGACGGTCAGCGGCGCCATCCGGGCCGGAGTCGTAAATGGTGATCGCCGATCCGTCGAATGGGTACACCGCGATAGGGGTGATGTTCCAAAGCGGCGAGTCGGGTGAGTAGCAATAATCGCCGTCGACCGGATCGTTCGCCGTGTACTTCCCGTTCGCGTCCCTATTGCACAGCCGGGTGTTCAGAAGCGCTTCTCCACCGCCGAGAACGTTCGAGCCCACCGGGCCACCCGCACCACCCACAGCTTCGGCTCCGATGGTTCGGGCCTCGTCGAACGCAGTGAAGTTGGCGACCTGATGGTCGCCCCAAGCCAGTTGCATCAACACGTGGTGGTCGGGTCCCGGATTGGCGGTTCCAATATCGCAGCGCGAAGCCGACTCATTGGCCACCTTGACGACGCCGATCCCGGTGCAGTCGGGGAGAAGACCTCCCTCGGCGGAACCGGTCATATGGCTGGCGTAACCGTTCGGATCGGCTCTGTCCCACAGAGTCTGGATGAGGTCCAAAATGAGCAGCCGTTGGGACTGGTCGGGGTAGGCGAGGTCGAAGGCGTTGGAATAGCCCACCCCGGTGAGACTGGTCGGGTCGTAACCGGAAGGATCGGAGAGGAATCGCTGCAGATTTTGGAGGACGAACTGCGGGAGGGTCCGGCTGGCGACGTAGTCAACGGACCTCGGCAGCAGGGTCGAATAGTCGATCCCGTTCACGCCTAGTGCGCAGCGCTGAACATCGATCGAAACGGCACAGACGGTTCCGCCGAAGATGCCCCCTTGGCTGTTTCCGTCGTAGTACACGCCGTCGTTCAAGTTGATGAACGACTTGCCGGGCGAATACTGGAAGGCGGAGTTGGACGCAAACCCCTTCGGGTTGATCAGCAAGCGCTGCAGGTAGAGGAAGTCGAGCTCACCTTGCTGACCTCGGTCGGCGAGGACCTTGAAGTTGGATAGATCCGATATGGCGAGAATGGCATTGGGGATGTCGGTGTTGGCCCAGCCGAACCAGTCGGTCGCGCAGTACATCATCCCCTCGCGGTTGGCCGTCTCCTCCTGGGGCGACGCGGTGACCTCGGAGTGGCTTCCGAACAGTCCATGCCCGTAGTCGACCGGTCGCAGCAACTGGTGGGCCTGATAGGCGTTGCGGCCCACGATGCACGTGAATGCGGCCTGGTATGTCTGGCCCGGCACCTGGCTCGGGTCACCGTCCGGGTCGGTCGGGTCCGCGTAGTAGAACGACCCGGGCGAAGGGCAGTCGTCGAACGGGCTCGCGCTCACAAGGTCCTTGCACTTCACTGGGGGCGAGCAGGTGGGAGCGATGTAACAAGGAACCGCGAAAGTCCCGACGATCTCGCGGGCTACGTTCGGGTTTTGAGACAAGCTGAAGTTCGATACCGAGCTCACTGCAAAGGAAGGAGCGGCGCCGGAATCCTGTCCGGCATCGACTGCGGCTTTGGACTCGCCCAGCTGACGGAAGGCGTCGTCGCGAATCGCCAGCATCCGACCGGTCACGTTCTGGGTCGACGCGGTCGTGAAGTCCCACGCGAGGTACAACTCCGACGGGTCGCCGGACACCGTCCATCCGGCTTCCTGGAGGTCCTCGAATACGCGATTCATGTGAGCTGCTCTGGGATCGGGTGCCCGACTGCCGGAAAACGCCTTCACAAACGACTCGAAGGTGGGGCTCGGCTGTGCCAACGAGAGGTTGTCTGTCGTGAGGTGTCGGAGAGCGATGATGTAGCGGTGGCCGTCCAGCAGGTTTGCGGCCGGATGGATCATGAGGTCCTGCTGAACGGAGCCGATGGTGCCGGCGGGAATGCCGCTCGACTCGGAGGTGTACTGGTCCAGTTCCACCCAGACCGGCCAGGTCTTTCCGGTGGTGGCATCGAGCAGCATCACCCCGAGACCCGGCGCCTGGTTGACCGCCATGTTGTTGACAGCCATGTTCACGTCGGTCGGCAGTGCCGAGAGGCCCAGATCGCGGTTGCGGGTCATGCCGGGGACCACCGTGAGGATCGTGGCTCCGGAGCTGAACCCGTCGCTGCGGTTGTAGTCCGTCGGGTCGATCGACCTGCCCGCGATGTTGCGGGGCATGGCCAGCGGGTTCAGGTCCAGGCGCCGGCTCGTCGCGCTCGATGGGTCGTACTTGGTGAACCAGTCGTTCGGGTAAGGGAGCATGCACCCTGCCGGGTCGATGGGATCGCAACCGGCCGGGTTCCCGGTGCTTCCCGGGTTCGCCGGATCCGATGATCCTCCCCAGTTGTCGTTGTCGAAGTTGACCCAGTTACCCGCAGTCGACGGATGCGACCGGGGCTGCACATGGCCGGAATCCGTCGCGAGCGCGGGCGTGCTCAGCGTCAGTCCACCGATGGCGAGCGCGACCCCGGCCCAACGGAACCGGGTCCGTCTTGATTTCCCCAGCACTGCAAGCCTCCCCGCAGCGAGAAGTCAATGCATGTTATAGCGCGAGCAGCTCGGCGGGCCTGATCGGAAGCTGTGCCCGGCTCGGGCTCAACTCACCCCGGTCTCAGGAGCGGAAATGGGATGCGACCTCGTTGATGAACAGGTCGCACGTGTCCTTGGCGCGGCTCGTCCGCCCAAGGTTGAAGGCGGGGACGATGAGTTCTTCCGCGCCCGCATCGGCGTAACGCGACACCCTCTCGACGACCTCCTGTGGAGTCCCGACGATGACTGGCTGGGCCCCGTCGAGAGACCTCTTGGTTGCCAGCCACGAGTCGTCCTGGGACAGATACAAAAGAGCCTGAGTCGAAACCGAGATCTCCGCCGGATCACGGCCGAGTTGGTCGCAGTAGCTTCGCAGGACGCCAACCTTGTGAGCGAGTACGTCAGGCGTGGACCATGTGTTCCACTCGTCAGCGCGTCGGGCGGCTATGCGGAGGGTGCGCTTCTCCCCGCCACCTCCGATGAGGATGGGCAGGCGCTCCTGGGTTGGTGCGGGCTGGTTGGTTGCGCTGGTCAGCTGGAAGTACTTGCCGGCGAACGTTGTGCGGGGTTCGCGGAGCAGAGAAATGATTACCTCGACGGCCTCCTCGAATCGGTCCATGCGTTCCGGAATCGTCCCGAGCTCGATGCCGTACGCGGCGTGCTCGTTCTCCTGCCACCCGGCTCCGATCCCGAGGGTGAGCCGGCCACGGCTGATCCGGTCGACCGCCGCGGCGATGTTCGCCAGAACGGCGGGGTGGCGGTAGGTGACGCTCGTGACGAGCGACGCCAGTCGCATGCGAGGCACTTGCGCGGCCAGGGCCGCCATGATCGACCAGCACTCGAGAGTGTCACCATCGAGCGCTTCCGGTCCCGGACCGTTCGGCATGAAGTGATCAGCGAAGTAAACCGTGTCCCATCCGGTTGCCTCGCAATGCTGTACCAAATCGAGGGACTCTTCCCAGGGTTGTAATGGCGACGCCCAGATCCCGAATCGCATTCCCGCAACCTACTGTGCCGAGTGTGAGGACCTCGCGCCCGGGTCGGTGAGAGGTAGCCTCGGGAGATGCTCCACCAGAACAAATGGTGAGCTGAGGTCCCGCAACCTCACGGCATTCTGGCGCTCGATGCGGGCTATCTCCCGTTCGACTCTTGCGATAGCCAGCCGGCGCTCACGGTCCCCTCGTTCGGCGGCCTTTGCCAGGTAGCTGGCGTACTGTTC is a window encoding:
- a CDS encoding amidohydrolase family protein codes for the protein MADIDFRFFDCDNHYYEAKDAFTRYIDPEYGKRAMQWAIVDGRERLLVGGRINRFIPNPTWDPIAKPGSLDEYFRGRNPRGEDTSVLFGDLDSLADHPEYQNRDARLALMDRQGMEGAIFLPTLGVGMEQALIGDVPALLAAISAFNRWMEEDWGFAYEERIFAAPYITLADADHAVRELTWALERDARFVVMVGGPIVVNGIGRSPADPVYEPFWTLANEAGITVCYHGGDSRYAKYAADWGEKPETEAFRQNPFRSLASYNPIQDTIANLLAHRLFEKHPNLRIASIETGSDWVFHLFEKLKKSFGQTPHLYPEDPRETFKRHVWVSPFYEDELGELRELLGSDHILMGSDYPHAEGLTDPASYIKDLRNFGYPEPDSRLVMRENGIALSTRRPV
- a CDS encoding amidohydrolase family protein, translating into MTFPQGVAIVDTMIGFPHGDMKKTYAFITRQTKDRQSSEEYHFPVEYMFKDVPEKELVKADDPIAVTLSEMDRWGVEKGLIGLGGDQGLGEEAVKRYPDRFIASAGCDPNEGMEGIRKLVHLHETYGVRAVTAFPAGTYPQVAINDKKMYPIYAKCVELGIPMFCTAGVPGPRIRFAPQHVELIDEVMYDFPELVFVTRHGCEPWADLAVKLMLKWPGLHFSTSAFAPRYYPKAVIDYANTRGADKVIYAGYFPMGLSLERIMTELPNVPFKDEVWPKFLRGNAMRVLGLGE
- the katG gene encoding catalase/peroxidase HPI codes for the protein MSERGSESENPVIHAPTPTAHRPMSNQDWWPNQLNVQVLHQHSPESNPMDPGFNYREEFKKLDVEALKRDLIEVMTTSQEWWPADYGHYGPLLIRMTWHAAGTYRIHDGRGGGGEGAQRFAPLNSWPDNANLDKARRLLWPIKQKYGRKISWADLIILAGNVAYESMGFKTFGFGFGREDIWEPDEIFWGPEDEWLGDERYSGDRELAKPFGAVQMGLIYVNPEGPNGNPDPLAAARDIRETFRRMAMNDEETLALIIGGHTVGKTHGAASGDYVGPEPEGAPIEQQGIGWRNTFGTGKGDDSITSGIEGAWTNEPTKWDNGYLENLFNYDWELTTSPAGAHQWTPKNSEAQGTVPDAHDPSKRHAPMMLTTDLALKMDPIYAPIAKRFYENPDQLEEAFGKAWYKLLHRDMGPVSRYLGPWVPEPQLWQDPVPAVDHPLIGEDDIAALKRKILAAGLSVSQLVSTAWAAAASFRGTDKRGGANGGRIRLAPQKDWQVNDPTELAKVIQTFEQIQSDFNSSQSGGKKVSFADVVVLGGCAAVEQAAKNAGVDVKVPFTPGRTDASQEQTDVESFAVLEPMADGFRNYVRSGEKLPPETLLVDRANLLKLTAPEMTVLVGGMRVLNANYRQSKHGALTGRPESLTNDFFVNLLDMGTEWKTSASTENAYEGTDRASGKVKWTATAVDLVFGSNSQLRAISEVYGSDDAKEKFVQDFVAAWGKVMNLDRFDLA
- a CDS encoding transcriptional repressor; the encoded protein is MTAQRRVVAEVLAGEHVHLTADAVYTRAQRVLPEISLATVYNTLNELVDMGEVIEISTGDGAKRYDPNTTLAHHHLYCVECGMLRDVNPEGTERLALPVSQRHGFDLFDMDIVFRGRCPDCRAGTRS
- a CDS encoding gluconokinase — encoded protein: MAAPELVLMGVSGSGKSTVGALLAGRLGWEFAEGDSMHPAANVGKMASGHPLTDDDRWPWLERIATWIQDRSAAGEPGIVTCSALKRKYRDVLRGPGVVFVYLKGTNDQIAHRLVARHGHFMPAALLDSQFVELEPPGPDENAITVDITATVQQQADEIIARLGLSGQALRP
- a CDS encoding TIGR03560 family F420-dependent LLM class oxidoreductase; protein product: MRFGIWASPLQPWEESLDLVQHCEATGWDTVYFADHFMPNGPGPEALDGDTLECWSIMAALAAQVPRMRLASLVTSVTYRHPAVLANIAAAVDRISRGRLTLGIGAGWQENEHAAYGIELGTIPERMDRFEEAVEVIISLLREPRTTFAGKYFQLTSATNQPAPTQERLPILIGGGGEKRTLRIAARRADEWNTWSTPDVLAHKVGVLRSYCDQLGRDPAEISVSTQALLYLSQDDSWLATKRSLDGAQPVIVGTPQEVVERVSRYADAGAEELIVPAFNLGRTSRAKDTCDLFINEVASHFRS